One Streptomyces sp. RPA4-2 genomic window carries:
- a CDS encoding nuclear transport factor 2 family protein, with translation MTKSNDLQEAREEVAARYFRLVDSSDPAILDLFTDDAQMFFPKFGIATGKAQIASFAQGFAGKIASIQHDIPGLTVVSSGNYVVTEGSVRGTTTSGTAFPDGSSSYGLFCNVFEFEGERIKRLHIYEDPDFASTHMDGVEWGKSVRAGM, from the coding sequence ATGACCAAGAGTAATGACCTCCAGGAAGCGCGCGAAGAAGTAGCCGCCAGATACTTCCGTCTGGTGGATTCATCGGACCCAGCGATTCTGGACCTCTTCACGGATGACGCTCAGATGTTCTTCCCGAAGTTCGGGATTGCCACCGGGAAGGCTCAGATCGCGTCATTCGCCCAGGGTTTCGCTGGAAAGATCGCTTCGATTCAGCACGACATTCCCGGTCTCACGGTAGTGTCCTCCGGAAACTACGTGGTCACGGAGGGATCAGTCAGGGGGACCACGACGTCGGGTACCGCCTTCCCCGATGGCTCTTCCTCCTATGGATTGTTCTGCAATGTGTTCGAGTTCGAGGGCGAACGGATCAAGAGACTTCACATCTACGAGGACCCGGACTTCGCAAGCACGCACATGGACGGCGTGGAGTGGGGAAAATCCGTCCGCGCCGGCATGTAG
- a CDS encoding nuclear transport factor 2 family protein — MTTREVVEQFLGLLAAGDPDAVAQIFADEIDWYVPGSDRLPWTGRRTTPAEVADYLRVLGENIVPEENIDKVEALVVEGRHAVLLGEFTRTARSTGRIYRMPIAMHFQVADGRITKLYLYEDTAKVAEAYAQ, encoded by the coding sequence ATGACCACACGTGAGGTTGTCGAGCAGTTCCTCGGCCTGCTGGCCGCCGGAGACCCGGACGCTGTCGCGCAGATCTTCGCCGACGAGATCGACTGGTACGTTCCCGGATCCGACCGACTTCCCTGGACGGGGCGGCGTACGACGCCCGCCGAAGTCGCCGACTATCTCAGGGTGCTGGGCGAAAACATCGTGCCGGAGGAGAACATCGACAAGGTCGAGGCGTTGGTCGTGGAAGGCCGGCACGCTGTACTGCTGGGTGAGTTCACCCGAACCGCGCGAAGCACGGGCCGCATCTACCGGATGCCCATAGCCATGCACTTCCAGGTCGCCGACGGCAGGATCACCAAGCTGTACCTGTACGAAGACACGGCCAAGGTCGCAGAGGCGTACGCACAGTAG